The proteins below come from a single Odontesthes bonariensis isolate fOdoBon6 chromosome 18, fOdoBon6.hap1, whole genome shotgun sequence genomic window:
- the col9a2 gene encoding collagen alpha-2(IX) chain, translating into MAALSALLKTWVILQTLCLALAQVRGPPGPQGQPGPPGPSGTPGSDGIDGEKGPPGPPGSLGLKGEPGEPGPNGSPGENGIDGLIGAKGDRGPIGNPGPKGQSGPSGEPGPPGLGLPGLAGAPGPIGLPGNIGPNGPKGILGSPGPPGLPGPPGKPGPPGKFLGAEEGSADIQCPLNCPAGMKGPQGLQGVKGHKGRAGVLGDAGSIGTTGPKGEVGISGEQGIPGPPGPMGLRGYPGMMGPKGEAGPRGYKGINGPVGIPGPPGEEGPQGPPGEAGDKGDKGSRGIQGPHGAVGKKGENGLPGIDGKDGTPGIPGIKGAPGQAGMPGPPGPQGTAGLPGTPGAKGGPGAKGEPGPRGHAGMQGASGPLGEPGIPGEPGMEGVPGPKGDRGQRGAVGPQGVVGKPGNKGERGPIGVPGAQGLTGTKADKGFQGKVGSKGDIGDPGVEGLAGEKGEKGMSGEPGPKGQQGIRGDSGYNGPTGDPGKLGDQGPPGVPGPRGLNGERGVPGMPGIQGSPGRDTSDQHIIEVVLKMLQERLATVAVSAKRAVLGGAGVMGPPGPPGPPGSPGPQGPHGLPGARGIAGIIGAAGQIGNTGLKGKRGGKGERGDPGKPHPGAPGPPGIPGPPGVDGFARDGRHGERGPQGAAGEAGRPGKAGHPGLPGFCEAAMCLAASAYTSPRLQEAGRIKGPNV; encoded by the exons ATGGCTGCTCTCTCTGCCTTGCTGAAGACCTGGGTTATACTGCAGACATTGTGCCTGGCTCTGGCCCAAGTG AGGGGTCCACCCGGACCTCAGGGCCAGCCAGGCCCACCAGGCCCCTCTGGCACTCCTGGGTCAGATGGCATTGAT GGAGAAAAGGGACCTCCGGGGCCTCCTGGATCACTG GGGCTAAAGGGAGAGCCAGGAGAGCCAGGTCCTAATGGATCACCGGGGGAGAACGGCATTGAT ggcTTGATCGGAGCAAAGGGCGACCGCGGTCCAATCGGGAACCCTGGCCCAAAG GGTCAATCAGGTCCCAGTGGAGAGCCCGGACCTCCT GGACTCGGCCTTCCAGGTCTGGCT GGTGCTCCGGGGCCAATTGGTCTCCCTGGTAATATCGGACCAAATGGACCAAAG GGTATTTTGGGATCTCCTGGACCTCCAGGACTTCCCGGACCTCCTGGCAAGCCA GGTCCTCCGGGCAAGTTCCTTGGTGCGGAAGAAGGTAGTGCAGATATCCAG TGTCCCCTTAACTGCCCAGCAGGAATGAAAGGCCCTCAGGGACTTCAGGGAGTCAAG GGACACAAAGGACGGGCTGGTGTTCTTGGAGACGCTGGCAGCATCGGAACAACG GGCCCCAAGGGAGAAGTAGGCATCTCTGGGGAACAGGGCATCCCAGGACCCCCG GGTCCAATGGGTCTGAGGGGTTATCCAGGAATGATGGGTCCCAAAGGAGAGGCA GGCCCTCGCGGTTACAAGGGCATCAACGGACCTGTAGGAATTCCTGGGCCTCCT ggtGAGGAGGGACCTCAAGGACCACCTGGAGAGGCAGGGGACAAGGGAGACAAA GGCAGCCGAGGCATCCAGGGCCCACATGGCGCGGTTGGCAAAAAGGGAGAGAAC GGTCTGCCGGGTATTGACGGAAAAGACGGCACACCTGGCATCCCTGGAATCAAG GGCGCCCCTGGGCAGGCTGGGATGCCTGGTCCTCCTGGTCCTCAGGGGACAGCG GGATTACCTGGCACGCCTGGGGCAAAAGGGGGACCTGGAGCTAAG GGGGAACCTGGACCAAGGGGTCATGCTGGCATGCAGGGTGCTTCTGGACCTCTG GGTGAGCCTGGTATTCCCGGTGAGCCTGGTATGGAAGGAGTCCCTGGACCTAAG GGCGACAGAGGCCAACGGGGAGCAGTTGGGCCACAGGGAGTTGTCGGCAAGCCT GGAAACAAAGGAGAAAGAGGGCCCATTGGTGTTCCTGGCGCACAGGGTCTTACTGGGACTAAGGCAGACAAG GGCTTCCAAGGCAAAGTTGGTTCAAAGGGGGACATA GGTGACCCTGGCGTTGAAGGATTGGCTGGCGAGAAAGGCGAAAAG GGTATGTCCGGTGAGCCAGGGCCCAAAGGACAG CAAGGGATTAGGGGTGACTCTGGATACAATGGACCAACTGGAGATCCAGGTAAGCTCGGAGACCAGGGACCACCAGGAGTGCCCGGTCCACGGGGTCTTAATGGCGAGCGTGGAGTACCCGGCATGCCAGGCATTCAGGGATCACCA GGGCGCGACACATCCGACCAGCATATTATCGAAGTGGTTCTTAAGATGTTGCAGG AGAGGCTAGCTACAGTGGCGGTGAGTGCCAAGAGGGCTGTCCTCGGCGGTGCTGGTGTGATGGGACCTCCCGGCCCCCCTGGACCTCCAGGGTCACCTGGTCCTCAGGGGCCACATGGTTTACCTGGTGCCCGTGGCATCGCTGGGATAATTGGAGCAGCAGGGCAGATTGGAAACACGGGGCTTAAAG GAAAGAGAGGGGGGAAGGGAGAGAGAGGAGACCCAGGTAAACCTCACCCAGGAGCACCAGGACCCCCAGGAATCCCAG GTCCTCCTGGTGTTGATGGTTTCGCTCGGGATGGCAGGCATGGCGAAAGAGGACCTCAGGGAGCAGCCGGAGAAGCCGGCCGTCCCGGTAAGGCGGGCCACCCGGGTCTTCCGGGATTCTGTGAGGCGGCTATGTGCCTGGCTGCGTCGGCGTACACCTCGCCGAGACTACAGGAGGCGGGAAGGATCAAAGGACCCAATGTTTAG